The following proteins come from a genomic window of Anguilla rostrata isolate EN2019 chromosome 17, ASM1855537v3, whole genome shotgun sequence:
- the top3a gene encoding DNA topoisomerase 3-alpha isoform X1 → MIYVIERSLILRGLRLTVQNRLCRHNSADMIRRTQIKKVLCVAEKNDAAKGIAEIMSNGRARRREGFSVYNKIYEYEYHLFGQDLTVSMTSVSGHLLGLEFTSAFQKWHSCNPVLLFDAEVEKHCPENFVQIKRTLEREIRQCQALVIWTDCDREGENIGFEVIDVCKAVKPNIQVFRARFSEITPNSIRRACESLTEPDVNVSDAVDVRQELDLRIGASFTRFQTLRLQKIFPASLSNQLISYGSCQFPTLGFVVERFKAIQAFIPETFFKIKVTHEMGEEEVEFGWKRHRLFSHTACLVLYQICMEAPIATVDAVTSKPKSKWRPLPLDTVELEKLASRKLRISAKETMKIAEKLYTQGFISYPRTETNMFPNTLNLTPLVEQQTQDANWGPFARGILERGGPTPRNGNKSDQAHPPIHPTKYTSNLQGNEQRLYEFIVRHFLACCSQDAVGQETTVDISIAQEKFAAHGLMIIARNYLDVYPYDRWSTKVIPTYEQGTQFQPTAIEMVDGQTSPPQLLSEADLIALMEKHGIGTDATHAEHIETIKSRTYVGLTPDQRFLPGELGMGLVEGYNSMGYEMSKPDLRAELEADLKLICEGRKNKDEVLRHYVQKYKAIFIESVRKAKKLDEALSTYLGAAQEISAQEEEQMEMPMPVRKCPQCNRDMVLKTKKDGVGKFLTCMGYPGCKTAVWFPDSVQEVSRDEAVCPTCQPNPVHMLKFKFKRGSLPPTMPLEFVGCIGGCDDTLREVLNLRYLRGGSDTASQAANGTSGAHSRQPRPRPQPRAEGGGRPPAPAPPPPVWASPPPAWASPPAAAAGGGNSATVCNCGQDAVLLTVRKEGPNQGRQFYKCNAGSCNFFLWADEPGGGGGGGGGLPGQTPRLPRPPAVFGGQTQQNGGGGGGGGFGRPLAGGGGGGGGGGGGGPPCATATSRPSPGPWGRTGPTRAGSSTPAAGRRSSAAASSSGRTSPAGRPRGRGAGAGAGACPVRPLGSPGRPRSLAGKRSRTVAAVASADPWPAAGAGAGAGAEGGSPCATATSRPSPGPWGRTGPTRAGSSTPAAGRRSSAATSSSGRMRTTLQEEEEVLEEEEVVLEEEEEEVLEEEEVLEEEEEVLEEELGVSLRRRRPGPSRTRRPHPREPEPVGCVTNRDTHGPHAPWANEAPPVGWPDL, encoded by the exons GATCTGACTGTTTCCATGACATCCGTCTCTGGTCATCTGCTAGGACTAGAATTCACTTCTGCTTTTCAGAAATG GCACAGTTGCAATCCAGTTCTGTTGTTCGATGCAGAAGTGGAAAAGCATTGCCCTGAAAACTTTGTCCAGATTaag AGGACCCTTGAGAGAGAGATTCGTCAGTGTCAGGCTCTTGTTATATGGACTGACTGTGACCGAGAAGGAGAAAACATTGGCTTTGAAGTCATTGATGTCTGTAAAGCAG TGAAACCGAACATTCAGGTGTTCAGGGCGCGTTTCTCCGAAATCACCCCAAACTCCATTCGTAGGGCCTGCGAGTCCCTGACCGAGCCGGACGTCAACGTCAGCGACGCCGTCGACGTCAGGCAGGAGCTCGACCTTCGCATCG GAGCATCGTTTACCAGGTTCCAGACGCTGCGTCTGCAGAAGATCTTCCCCGCCTCGCTGTCCAATCAGCTCATCAGCTATGGCAGCTGTCAGTTTCCCACATTGGGATTTGTGGTGGAGAGATTTAAGGCCATCCAGGCCTTTATTCCCGAGACGTTTTTCAAAATCAAAG TCACCCACGAGATGGGGGAAGAAGAGGTGGAATTCGGCTGGAAGAGACACCGCCTCTTCAGTCACACGGCCTGTCTCGTCCTCTACCAGATTTGTATGGAG GCTCCCATCGCAACGGTTGATGCTGTGACGAGTAAACCCAAAAGCAAGTGGCGGCCTTTACCTCTTGACACTGTA GAACTTGAGAAATTGGCCTCCCGCAAACTGAGAATAAGTGCTAAAGAGACGATGAAGATCGCTGAAAAGCTGTACACTCAGGG GTTCATCAGCTATCCCCGTACGGAGACCAATATGTTTCCAAATACCTTGAACCTGACCCCTCTGGTGGAGCAGCAGACGCAGGACGCCAACTGGGGGCCGTTCGCCAGGGGCATTCTGGAGCGGGGCGGCCCCACCCCCCGAAATGGGAACAAGTCTGACCAGGCCCATCCTCCTATTCACCCCACCAAATACACAAGCAACCTGCAG GGAAACGAGCAGCGGCTGTACGAGTTCATCGTACGTCACTTCCTGGCCTGCTGCTCCCAGGATGCAGTGGGGCAAGAGACCACGGTCGACATCAGCATTGCTCAGGAGAAGTTTGCCGCCCATGGGCTGATGATCATAGCCAGGAACTACCTGGACGTGTACCCCTATGATAGATGGTCGACCAAG GTCATTCCCACGTACGAACAAGGCACCCAGTTCCAGCCCACCGCCATCGAGATGGTGGACGGGCAGACCAGTCCTCCGCAGCTGCTGAGCGAGGCTGACCTCATCGCCCTGATGGAGAAACACGGCATCG GCACTGATGCCACCCACGCAGAGCACATCGAGACCATCAAGAGCCGCACGTACGTGGGGCTGACGCCCGACCAGAGGTTCCTCCCTGGAGAGCTGGGCATGGGCCTGGTTGAAG GCTACAACTCGATGGGCTACGAGATGTCCAAGCCAGATCTGAGGGCAGAGCTGGAGGCCGATCTCAAGCTCATCTGCGAGGGCAGGAAGAACAAGGACGAGGTGCTCCGGCATTACGTGCAGAAGTACAAGGCCATCTTCATAGAGTCTGTCAGGAAGGCCAAGAA GCTGGACGAGGCGCTCTCCACTTACCTGGGCGCGGCGCAGGAGATCTCGGCTCAGGAAGAGGAGCAGATGGAGATGCCCATGCCCGTGCGGAAGTGCCCGCAGTGCAACAGGGACATGGTGCTGAAGACGAAGAAGGACGGCGTAGG GAAGTTCCTGACGTGTATGGGTTACCCAGGATGCAAGACTGCGGTGTGGTTCCCCGACTCAGTCCAGGAGGTCAGCAGAGACGAAGCCGTCTGCCCCACCTGCCAACCGAATcctgtgcacat GCTGAAATTCAAGTTCAAGAGGGGCAGCCTGCCTCCCACAATGCCACTGGAGTTTGTGGGCTGCATCGGCGGATGCGACGACACGCTCAGAGAGGTCCTGAACTTGAGGTACCTGAGAGGAGGAAGTGACACGGCCAGCCAGGCGGCCAATGGCACGTCGGGGGCTCACTCGAGGCAGccacggccccgcccacagcccagAGCGGAGGGTGGTGGCAGGCCTCCggcccctgcgccccccccgcccgtgtGGGCGTCGCCCCCTCCCGCGTGGGCGTCGCCCCCGGCGGCCGCTGCTGGTGGTGGCAACAGCGCCACCGTGTGTAACTGCGGGCAGGACGCCGTCCTTCTGACCGTGCGCAAGGAGGGGCCCAACCAGGGCCGGCAGTTCTACAAGTGCAACGCGGGGAGCTGCAACTTCTTCCTGTGGGCGGACGAgcccggcgggggcgggggcgggggcgggggcttgCCCGGTCAGACCCCTCGGCTCCCCAGGCCGCCCGCGGTCTTTGGCGGGCAAACGCAGCagaacggcggcggcggcggcggcggcggcttcggCAGACCCCTggccggcggcgggggcgggggcgggggcgggggcggaggggggccACCATGTGCAACTGCAACGAGCCGGCCGTCACCCGGACCGTGGGGAAGGACGGGCCCAACAAGGGCCGGCAGTTCCACACCTGCTGCAGGCCGCAGGAGCAGTGCTGCGGCTTCTTCCAGTGGGCGGACGAGCCCGGCGGGACGTCCgcgcgggcggggggcgggggcgggggcgggggcttgCCCGGTCAGACCCCTCGGCTCCCCAGGCCGCCCGCGGTCTTTGGCGGGCAAACGCAGCAGAACGGTGGCGGCGGTGGCTTCGGCAGACCCCTGGCCggcggcaggggcgggggcgggggcgggggcggagggggggtcaCCATGTGCAACTGCAACGAGCCGGCCGTCACCCGGACCGTGGGGAAGGACGGGCCCAACAAGGGCCGGCAGTTCCACACCTGCTGCAGGCCGCAGGAGCAGCGCTGCGACTTCTTCCAGTGGGCGGATGAGAACCACCCTCCAG gaggaggaggaggttttggaggaggaggaggtggttttggaggaagaggaggaggaggttttggaggaagaggaggttttggaggaggaggaggaggttttggaggaggagctgggggtGTCCCTGCGAAGAAGAAGGCCAGGGCCGTCCCGAACAAGGCGTCCGCACCCAAGAGAGCCAGAACCTGTGGGCTGTGTCACGAACCGGGACACACACGGACCACATGCCCCCTGGGCCAATGAGGCGCCCCCCGTGGGATGGCCGGATCTCTAG
- the top3a gene encoding DNA topoisomerase 3-alpha isoform X6 encodes MIRRTQIKKVLCVAEKNDAAKGIAEIMSNGRARRREGFSVYNKIYEYEYHLFGQDLTVSMTSVSGHLLGLEFTSAFQKWHSCNPVLLFDAEVEKHCPENFVQIKRTLEREIRQCQALVIWTDCDREGENIGFEVIDVCKAVKPNIQVFRARFSEITPNSIRRACESLTEPDVNVSDAVDVRQELDLRIGASFTRFQTLRLQKIFPASLSNQLISYGSCQFPTLGFVVERFKAIQAFIPETFFKIKVTHEMGEEEVEFGWKRHRLFSHTACLVLYQICMEAPIATVDAVTSKPKSKWRPLPLDTVELEKLASRKLRISAKETMKIAEKLYTQGFISYPRTETNMFPNTLNLTPLVEQQTQDANWGPFARGILERGGPTPRNGNKSDQAHPPIHPTKYTSNLQGNEQRLYEFIVRHFLACCSQDAVGQETTVDISIAQEKFAAHGLMIIARNYLDVYPYDRWSTKVIPTYEQGTQFQPTAIEMVDGQTSPPQLLSEADLIALMEKHGIGTDATHAEHIETIKSRTYVGLTPDQRFLPGELGMGLVEGYNSMGYEMSKPDLRAELEADLKLICEGRKNKDEVLRHYVQKYKAIFIESVRKAKKLDEALSTYLGAAQEISAQEEEQMEMPMPVRKCPQCNRDMVLKTKKDGVGKFLTCMGYPGCKTAVWFPDSVQEVSRDEAVCPTCQPNPVHMLKFKFKRGSLPPTMPLEFVGCIGGCDDTLREVLNLRYLRGGSDTASQAANGTSGAHSRQPRPRPQPRAEGGGRPPAPAPPPPVWASPPPAWASPPAAAAGGGNSATVCNCGQDAVLLTVRKEGPNQGRQFYKCNAGSCNFFLWADEPGGGGGGGGGLPGQTPRLPRPPAVFGGQTQQNGGGGGGGGFGRPLAGGGGGGGGGGGGGPPCATATSRPSPGPWGRTGPTRAGSSTPAAGRRSSAAASSSGRTSPAGRPRGRGAGAGAGACPVRPLGSPGRPRSLAGKRSRTVAAVASADPWPAAGAGAGAGAEGGSPCATATSRPSPGPWGRTGPTRAGSSTPAAGRRSSAATSSSGRMRTTLQEEEEVLEEEEVVLEEEEEEVLEEEEVLEEEEEVLEEELGVSLRRRRPGPSRTRRPHPREPEPVGCVTNRDTHGPHAPWANEAPPVGWPDL; translated from the exons GATCTGACTGTTTCCATGACATCCGTCTCTGGTCATCTGCTAGGACTAGAATTCACTTCTGCTTTTCAGAAATG GCACAGTTGCAATCCAGTTCTGTTGTTCGATGCAGAAGTGGAAAAGCATTGCCCTGAAAACTTTGTCCAGATTaag AGGACCCTTGAGAGAGAGATTCGTCAGTGTCAGGCTCTTGTTATATGGACTGACTGTGACCGAGAAGGAGAAAACATTGGCTTTGAAGTCATTGATGTCTGTAAAGCAG TGAAACCGAACATTCAGGTGTTCAGGGCGCGTTTCTCCGAAATCACCCCAAACTCCATTCGTAGGGCCTGCGAGTCCCTGACCGAGCCGGACGTCAACGTCAGCGACGCCGTCGACGTCAGGCAGGAGCTCGACCTTCGCATCG GAGCATCGTTTACCAGGTTCCAGACGCTGCGTCTGCAGAAGATCTTCCCCGCCTCGCTGTCCAATCAGCTCATCAGCTATGGCAGCTGTCAGTTTCCCACATTGGGATTTGTGGTGGAGAGATTTAAGGCCATCCAGGCCTTTATTCCCGAGACGTTTTTCAAAATCAAAG TCACCCACGAGATGGGGGAAGAAGAGGTGGAATTCGGCTGGAAGAGACACCGCCTCTTCAGTCACACGGCCTGTCTCGTCCTCTACCAGATTTGTATGGAG GCTCCCATCGCAACGGTTGATGCTGTGACGAGTAAACCCAAAAGCAAGTGGCGGCCTTTACCTCTTGACACTGTA GAACTTGAGAAATTGGCCTCCCGCAAACTGAGAATAAGTGCTAAAGAGACGATGAAGATCGCTGAAAAGCTGTACACTCAGGG GTTCATCAGCTATCCCCGTACGGAGACCAATATGTTTCCAAATACCTTGAACCTGACCCCTCTGGTGGAGCAGCAGACGCAGGACGCCAACTGGGGGCCGTTCGCCAGGGGCATTCTGGAGCGGGGCGGCCCCACCCCCCGAAATGGGAACAAGTCTGACCAGGCCCATCCTCCTATTCACCCCACCAAATACACAAGCAACCTGCAG GGAAACGAGCAGCGGCTGTACGAGTTCATCGTACGTCACTTCCTGGCCTGCTGCTCCCAGGATGCAGTGGGGCAAGAGACCACGGTCGACATCAGCATTGCTCAGGAGAAGTTTGCCGCCCATGGGCTGATGATCATAGCCAGGAACTACCTGGACGTGTACCCCTATGATAGATGGTCGACCAAG GTCATTCCCACGTACGAACAAGGCACCCAGTTCCAGCCCACCGCCATCGAGATGGTGGACGGGCAGACCAGTCCTCCGCAGCTGCTGAGCGAGGCTGACCTCATCGCCCTGATGGAGAAACACGGCATCG GCACTGATGCCACCCACGCAGAGCACATCGAGACCATCAAGAGCCGCACGTACGTGGGGCTGACGCCCGACCAGAGGTTCCTCCCTGGAGAGCTGGGCATGGGCCTGGTTGAAG GCTACAACTCGATGGGCTACGAGATGTCCAAGCCAGATCTGAGGGCAGAGCTGGAGGCCGATCTCAAGCTCATCTGCGAGGGCAGGAAGAACAAGGACGAGGTGCTCCGGCATTACGTGCAGAAGTACAAGGCCATCTTCATAGAGTCTGTCAGGAAGGCCAAGAA GCTGGACGAGGCGCTCTCCACTTACCTGGGCGCGGCGCAGGAGATCTCGGCTCAGGAAGAGGAGCAGATGGAGATGCCCATGCCCGTGCGGAAGTGCCCGCAGTGCAACAGGGACATGGTGCTGAAGACGAAGAAGGACGGCGTAGG GAAGTTCCTGACGTGTATGGGTTACCCAGGATGCAAGACTGCGGTGTGGTTCCCCGACTCAGTCCAGGAGGTCAGCAGAGACGAAGCCGTCTGCCCCACCTGCCAACCGAATcctgtgcacat GCTGAAATTCAAGTTCAAGAGGGGCAGCCTGCCTCCCACAATGCCACTGGAGTTTGTGGGCTGCATCGGCGGATGCGACGACACGCTCAGAGAGGTCCTGAACTTGAGGTACCTGAGAGGAGGAAGTGACACGGCCAGCCAGGCGGCCAATGGCACGTCGGGGGCTCACTCGAGGCAGccacggccccgcccacagcccagAGCGGAGGGTGGTGGCAGGCCTCCggcccctgcgccccccccgcccgtgtGGGCGTCGCCCCCTCCCGCGTGGGCGTCGCCCCCGGCGGCCGCTGCTGGTGGTGGCAACAGCGCCACCGTGTGTAACTGCGGGCAGGACGCCGTCCTTCTGACCGTGCGCAAGGAGGGGCCCAACCAGGGCCGGCAGTTCTACAAGTGCAACGCGGGGAGCTGCAACTTCTTCCTGTGGGCGGACGAgcccggcgggggcgggggcgggggcgggggcttgCCCGGTCAGACCCCTCGGCTCCCCAGGCCGCCCGCGGTCTTTGGCGGGCAAACGCAGCagaacggcggcggcggcggcggcggcggcttcggCAGACCCCTggccggcggcgggggcgggggcgggggcgggggcggaggggggccACCATGTGCAACTGCAACGAGCCGGCCGTCACCCGGACCGTGGGGAAGGACGGGCCCAACAAGGGCCGGCAGTTCCACACCTGCTGCAGGCCGCAGGAGCAGTGCTGCGGCTTCTTCCAGTGGGCGGACGAGCCCGGCGGGACGTCCgcgcgggcggggggcgggggcgggggcgggggcttgCCCGGTCAGACCCCTCGGCTCCCCAGGCCGCCCGCGGTCTTTGGCGGGCAAACGCAGCAGAACGGTGGCGGCGGTGGCTTCGGCAGACCCCTGGCCggcggcaggggcgggggcgggggcgggggcggagggggggtcaCCATGTGCAACTGCAACGAGCCGGCCGTCACCCGGACCGTGGGGAAGGACGGGCCCAACAAGGGCCGGCAGTTCCACACCTGCTGCAGGCCGCAGGAGCAGCGCTGCGACTTCTTCCAGTGGGCGGATGAGAACCACCCTCCAG gaggaggaggaggttttggaggaggaggaggtggttttggaggaagaggaggaggaggttttggaggaagaggaggttttggaggaggaggaggaggttttggaggaggagctgggggtGTCCCTGCGAAGAAGAAGGCCAGGGCCGTCCCGAACAAGGCGTCCGCACCCAAGAGAGCCAGAACCTGTGGGCTGTGTCACGAACCGGGACACACACGGACCACATGCCCCCTGGGCCAATGAGGCGCCCCCCGTGGGATGGCCGGATCTCTAG
- the top3a gene encoding DNA topoisomerase 3-alpha isoform X7, with the protein MIYVIERSLILRGLRLTVQNRLCRHNSADMIRRTQIKKVLCVAEKNDAAKGIAEIMSNGRARRREGFSVYNKIYEYEYHLFGQDLTVSMTSVSGHLLGLEFTSAFQKWHSCNPVLLFDAEVEKHCPENFVQIKRTLEREIRQCQALVIWTDCDREGENIGFEVIDVCKAVKPNIQVFRARFSEITPNSIRRACESLTEPDVNVSDAVDVRQELDLRIGASFTRFQTLRLQKIFPASLSNQLISYGSCQFPTLGFVVERFKAIQAFIPETFFKIKVTHEMGEEEVEFGWKRHRLFSHTACLVLYQICMEAPIATVDAVTSKPKSKWRPLPLDTVELEKLASRKLRISAKETMKIAEKLYTQGFISYPRTETNMFPNTLNLTPLVEQQTQDANWGPFARGILERGGPTPRNGNKSDQAHPPIHPTKYTSNLQGNEQRLYEFIVRHFLACCSQDAVGQETTVDISIAQEKFAAHGLMIIARNYLDVYPYDRWSTKVIPTYEQGTQFQPTAIEMVDGQTSPPQLLSEADLIALMEKHGIGTDATHAEHIETIKSRTYVGLTPDQRFLPGELGMGLVEGYNSMGYEMSKPDLRAELEADLKLICEGRKNKDEVLRHYVQKYKAIFIESVRKAKKLDEALSTYLGAAQEISAQEEEQMEMPMPVRKCPQCNRDMVLKTKKDGVGKFLTCMGYPGCKTAVWFPDSVQEVSRDEAVCPTCQPNPVHMLKFKFKRGSLPPTMPLEFVGCIGGCDDTLREVLNLRYLRGGSDTASQAANGTSGAHSRQPRPRPQPRAEGGGRPPAPAPPPPVWASPPPAWASPPAAAAGGGNSATVCNCGQDAVLLTVRKEGPNQGRQFYKCNAGSCNFFLWADEPGGGGGGGGGLPGQTPRLPRPPAVFGGGGGGGGGGGGVTMCNCNEPAVTRTVGKDGPNKGRQFHTCCRPQEQRCDFFQWADENHPPGGGGGFGGGGGGFGGRGGGGFGGRGGFGGGGGGFGGGAGGVPAKKKARAVPNKASAPKRARTCGLCHEPGHTRTTCPLGQ; encoded by the exons GATCTGACTGTTTCCATGACATCCGTCTCTGGTCATCTGCTAGGACTAGAATTCACTTCTGCTTTTCAGAAATG GCACAGTTGCAATCCAGTTCTGTTGTTCGATGCAGAAGTGGAAAAGCATTGCCCTGAAAACTTTGTCCAGATTaag AGGACCCTTGAGAGAGAGATTCGTCAGTGTCAGGCTCTTGTTATATGGACTGACTGTGACCGAGAAGGAGAAAACATTGGCTTTGAAGTCATTGATGTCTGTAAAGCAG TGAAACCGAACATTCAGGTGTTCAGGGCGCGTTTCTCCGAAATCACCCCAAACTCCATTCGTAGGGCCTGCGAGTCCCTGACCGAGCCGGACGTCAACGTCAGCGACGCCGTCGACGTCAGGCAGGAGCTCGACCTTCGCATCG GAGCATCGTTTACCAGGTTCCAGACGCTGCGTCTGCAGAAGATCTTCCCCGCCTCGCTGTCCAATCAGCTCATCAGCTATGGCAGCTGTCAGTTTCCCACATTGGGATTTGTGGTGGAGAGATTTAAGGCCATCCAGGCCTTTATTCCCGAGACGTTTTTCAAAATCAAAG TCACCCACGAGATGGGGGAAGAAGAGGTGGAATTCGGCTGGAAGAGACACCGCCTCTTCAGTCACACGGCCTGTCTCGTCCTCTACCAGATTTGTATGGAG GCTCCCATCGCAACGGTTGATGCTGTGACGAGTAAACCCAAAAGCAAGTGGCGGCCTTTACCTCTTGACACTGTA GAACTTGAGAAATTGGCCTCCCGCAAACTGAGAATAAGTGCTAAAGAGACGATGAAGATCGCTGAAAAGCTGTACACTCAGGG GTTCATCAGCTATCCCCGTACGGAGACCAATATGTTTCCAAATACCTTGAACCTGACCCCTCTGGTGGAGCAGCAGACGCAGGACGCCAACTGGGGGCCGTTCGCCAGGGGCATTCTGGAGCGGGGCGGCCCCACCCCCCGAAATGGGAACAAGTCTGACCAGGCCCATCCTCCTATTCACCCCACCAAATACACAAGCAACCTGCAG GGAAACGAGCAGCGGCTGTACGAGTTCATCGTACGTCACTTCCTGGCCTGCTGCTCCCAGGATGCAGTGGGGCAAGAGACCACGGTCGACATCAGCATTGCTCAGGAGAAGTTTGCCGCCCATGGGCTGATGATCATAGCCAGGAACTACCTGGACGTGTACCCCTATGATAGATGGTCGACCAAG GTCATTCCCACGTACGAACAAGGCACCCAGTTCCAGCCCACCGCCATCGAGATGGTGGACGGGCAGACCAGTCCTCCGCAGCTGCTGAGCGAGGCTGACCTCATCGCCCTGATGGAGAAACACGGCATCG GCACTGATGCCACCCACGCAGAGCACATCGAGACCATCAAGAGCCGCACGTACGTGGGGCTGACGCCCGACCAGAGGTTCCTCCCTGGAGAGCTGGGCATGGGCCTGGTTGAAG GCTACAACTCGATGGGCTACGAGATGTCCAAGCCAGATCTGAGGGCAGAGCTGGAGGCCGATCTCAAGCTCATCTGCGAGGGCAGGAAGAACAAGGACGAGGTGCTCCGGCATTACGTGCAGAAGTACAAGGCCATCTTCATAGAGTCTGTCAGGAAGGCCAAGAA GCTGGACGAGGCGCTCTCCACTTACCTGGGCGCGGCGCAGGAGATCTCGGCTCAGGAAGAGGAGCAGATGGAGATGCCCATGCCCGTGCGGAAGTGCCCGCAGTGCAACAGGGACATGGTGCTGAAGACGAAGAAGGACGGCGTAGG GAAGTTCCTGACGTGTATGGGTTACCCAGGATGCAAGACTGCGGTGTGGTTCCCCGACTCAGTCCAGGAGGTCAGCAGAGACGAAGCCGTCTGCCCCACCTGCCAACCGAATcctgtgcacat GCTGAAATTCAAGTTCAAGAGGGGCAGCCTGCCTCCCACAATGCCACTGGAGTTTGTGGGCTGCATCGGCGGATGCGACGACACGCTCAGAGAGGTCCTGAACTTGAGGTACCTGAGAGGAGGAAGTGACACGGCCAGCCAGGCGGCCAATGGCACGTCGGGGGCTCACTCGAGGCAGccacggccccgcccacagcccagAGCGGAGGGTGGTGGCAGGCCTCCggcccctgcgccccccccgcccgtgtGGGCGTCGCCCCCTCCCGCGTGGGCGTCGCCCCCGGCGGCCGCTGCTGGTGGTGGCAACAGCGCCACCGTGTGTAACTGCGGGCAGGACGCCGTCCTTCTGACCGTGCGCAAGGAGGGGCCCAACCAGGGCCGGCAGTTCTACAAGTGCAACGCGGGGAGCTGCAACTTCTTCCTGTGGGCGGACGAgcccggcgggggcgggggcgggggcgggggcttgCCCGGTCAGACCCCTCGGCTCCCCAGGCCGCCCGCGGTCTTTGGCGG gggcgggggcgggggcgggggcggagggggggtcaCCATGTGCAACTGCAACGAGCCGGCCGTCACCCGGACCGTGGGGAAGGACGGGCCCAACAAGGGCCGGCAGTTCCACACCTGCTGCAGGCCGCAGGAGCAGCGCTGCGACTTCTTCCAGTGGGCGGATGAGAACCACCCTCCAG gaggaggaggaggttttggaggaggaggaggtggttttggaggaagaggaggaggaggttttggaggaagaggaggttttggaggaggaggaggaggttttggaggaggagctgggggtGTCCCTGCGAAGAAGAAGGCCAGGGCCGTCCCGAACAAGGCGTCCGCACCCAAGAGAGCCAGAACCTGTGGGCTGTGTCACGAACCGGGACACACACGGACCACATGCCCCCTGGGCCAATGA